DNA sequence from the Cohnella herbarum genome:
TTCCCGCCAAAGGGGAGAAACTCGCTACGGTCGGCATGTTCAGGGGATGCCTGATGGATTCCATGTTCACCGAAACGAACAACAAAACGGTGCGCTTGCTGTCGGAGGCGGGATTCGAAGTCATCATTCCCGAATCGCAAAATTGTTGCGGCGCTCTCCACGCCCATAGCGGGGAAACACACGATGCCAAACAGCTCGCCAAGAGCAATATACGCGCTTTCCAAGAAGCTGGCGTCGATTATATCATCTCCAACGCCGGAGGCTGCGGAGCGATTCTTATCGAATACGACCATCTGTTGCACGACGAGCCGGATTGGCGGGAGCAATCCGAATGGTTCGCGAAGCGAGTGAAGGATATCAGCACGATTCTCGTTGAGAAGGGAAGATTGCCGCAACCCTCGCAACCGCAATCGAACGACCGCGTTCGCGTCACGTACCAAGACTCCTGCCATTTGCGCAACGTCATGAAAGGCGGGAATTCTCCGAGGAAGCTGCTGGCCGCTCTGCCGGACGTGGAGCTCGTGGAGATGAAGGATGCCGGTTCCTGTTGCGGTTCGGCCGGAATATACAACGTGACGCAACCGGAAATGGCCAATCAGATTCTCGAACACAAGATGGAAAACGCCAATGCCACGAAAGCTCACTATATCGTAACGAGCAACCCGGGCTGCTTGATGCAGATGAAGCTCGGCATCGACAAGCATGCGGACAACGATCGGGTCCAAGCCGTTCATATCGTCGATTTTCTATTCGATCGAATGGTGAAAAGCTGAAGTTCGGAAGGTAGCATGTCTAGCGAATAAAGAAGAAAACTTGCGTATGACCGCCTTGAAATTCATAATGGTAAGATGCAAATAGTAGCGGGAGGCACTTATCGATGAGTATTGGCATTGAGGCGGGAACGCAAGCTGCGCAAGAGAGAATGATTAAGCAAATCGCAGGCGAATTGGGCATCGGGTTAGGTCAAGTCAGAACCGTAGCGGCCTTGTTGGATGACGGAAATACGATTCCGTTTATCGCGCGATACCGGAAAGAGATGACGGGCGAGCTCGACGAGGTGCAGCTTCGCGCCATAGATGATCGCCGCACGTACCTTAAAGGGCTTGAAGATCGCAAAGGAGAAGTCATCCGGCTCATCGAGGAGCAGGGCAAGCTGACTCCGGAGCTTCAAGCGGCTATCGTGAAGGCGACTAAGCTGCAAGAAGTCGAAGACCTATACCGTCCTTACCGCCAGAAAAGAAAAACGCGCGCAAGCGTCGCCAAGGAGCGTGGCCTTGAACCGTTGGCGTTGTGGTTACTTTCTCAGCCGCGACAGGGGGATTTGCTTGGCGAAGCGGGTAAATACGTGGATCCGGACAAGGGGGTCAACTCCGCGGAGGAAGCCGTTCAAGGCGCGTCCGATATCGTGGCCGAAGGGATCGCGGACGATGCGGATATTCGCCGCTGGGTTCGTAGGTTCACTTGGGATCAGGGAGTTCTGATCAGCAAAGCCAAAGACTCCGAAGCGGAAACCGTATACGAAATGTATTACAAATATTCCGAGCCGGTGAAGCGCCTGCCGCCTCATCGCGTGTTGGCGATGAATCGCGGGGAACGCGAGGATGTGCTCGGAATATCGATCGACGTTCCGACGGATCGTATCGTTGAGGAGTTGAATCGTAGAACGCTAAGAGGACCATCTATTGCTCGCGACACATTAGCCGCAGCGGCGGAAGATGCTTATAAACGGCTAATTTCTCCTTCCATAGAGCGCGAGCTTAGGAACGAATTGACCGAGAAGGCGGAGGAGCACGCGATCGGCATATTTTCAGAGAACCTGCGGAATCTGTTGTTGCAGCCTCCGGTCAAAGGGCGTGTGGTGCTCGGCGTCGATCCGGCTTATCGGACGGGCTGCAAGCTGGCCGTCGTGGACGATACGGGCAAGCTGATGGAAGTCGCGGTCACGTACCCGACGCCGCCGCACAACAAGAAAGCGGAGGCGGAAGTCGTATTCCGCCGCTTGATCAACCAGTACGGCGTGCAACTGATCGTCATCGGCAACGGAACGGGTTCGCGCGAGACGGAGCAATTCGTCGTCGGAATCATCCATGCGATGCCGGAACGCAGCCTGCAATATTTGATCGTGAACGAAGCGGGCGCGAGCGTCTATTCCGCATCCAAGCTGGCCGCCGAAGAATTCCCCGATTTGGACGTCTCTGAGCGCAGCGCGGTATCTATCGCCCGCCGCTTGCAGGATCCGCTGGCCGAGCTCGTCAAGATCGAACCGAAAGCGATCGGCGTTGGGCAATACCAGCATGACGTCACGCAGAAGAGATTGGACGAGAGCTTGTCGGGCGTCGTGGAATCGGCGGTTAACCATGTCGGCGTAGACGTGAATACGGCGTCTCCGTCGTTATTATCCTACGTCTCCGGCATTAACGCGACGATGGCCCGCAATATCGTGAAGCTCCGCGAGGAGAAAGGGAAGTTCGTCGAACGCTCGCAGATTCAGAAGGTACCGCGTCTCGGAGCCAAAACTTACGAGCAATGCGCGGGATTTCTACGCATATCCGACGGGAAGAATCCGCTGGACCGCACTCCGATTCATCCGGAATCTTACGACGTCGTCGGCAAGCTGTTCAAGGATCTGGGCGTGAAGTTAACCGACATCGGCACGGATGCGCTTAAAGACAAGCTGAAGGAGATTCAACTGGACGAAGTATCGGCTAGGCTTGCCGTAGGCATTCCGACGCTTCGCGATATCGTCGACAGCTTGCAGCGCCCGGGACGTGATCCCCGCGACGAGCTGCCGCCTCCGATTTTCCATACGGACGTATTGGATATCGAGGATTTGAAGCCTGGCATGGAGCTTAAGGGGACGGTCCGCAACGTCGTCGATTTCGGCGCTTTCGTCGATATCGGCATCAAGAACGACGGTCTTGTTCACATTTCCCAGATCAGCAATAAATTCGTCAAGCATCCTACCGAAGTCGTCGCGGTCGGCGATACGGTTACGGTATGGGTGTTAGGTTCGGATCTGAAGAAGGGCCGCGTCAGCTTAACGATGCGCCAACCCGTGTAATAAAGAAACCCGAAGCCGGTAGTAAGCCGAGCCTTCGGGTTTTTGCGTATGCGCCTTCGAATGCGTGAAAACGCCCCCTGGAAAGTCGTTTTCGCCAAATACTATATTTATGTAAGCGCTTATAATCAGATTGTAACGATCACGATAGGGGGATAAAATATGAAAAAGCTTTTGACAACGTTACTTATGATAGGCATGGTTACGGCGCTGGCGCTCACCGGTTGCGGGAGTAACGATTCCGGTAATTCGTCGCCATCGCCGAAGGCATCTTCGAGTGACGGCTCGGGTAGCGAGAGCCCGGATGCGAGCGCCGCAAGCAACGAGGGCAAGGACTTCACGATAAGGATTTCCGGTTGGTTCCTCATTGACGGCGAAGGGACGACCGATGCCTTCAAGAAGGTCGTGGAGGAGAAGTTCGCGGCCAAATATCCTAAAGGCAAAATCCAATGGGATAATCTTACCGGGGAGAAATACTTCGATAAATTGAAAGCCGAACTGGCATCCTCTTCCGCGGCAGATATTATTTACAGCCAGCAAGTGCCCAGCCTAGGCAAGGCGGGTTACCTGATGGATTTATCGAACGAGCCGTGGGTGAACGACATGGTCGACGCAACGAAGATCGTCGAAGCATACGACGGCAAAATCTACGGAGCCGCGACAACGATTCAATCGTTCGGATTTTATTACAACAAGAAGATTTTCGCAGACCTGGGCATAGCCCTCCGACTAACTTTAATGAACTTCTTGCGGCGGGGGAAAAGCTGAACGCAGCCAAGATCACTCCGATCACGGTCGGCTTCAAGGATCAATGGACGCTTGATTACTTCTTCGGAGGTTATGCTCAAACCGCGCAAGCTTTAACCAGTCCGACGTTCGAAGCGGACGTATTCAAGGGTACCCAGCAATTGATAGGCCCGGAAACGAAGAGCGCGTTGGACAAATTCACGCAGTTGGCGCAGAAGAACATGTTTAACAAGAGCGCGCTAAGCATCGACTGGCCGCAAACCCAGATCGAATTCGCTTCGGGCAAAGCCGCGATGATCTATCAAGGGCCTTGGATGGCTCAGGTCGCTCAAGATACGTTCGCGAACAAAGGGTTTGATCCTTTCGAGGTGGGCTTCTTCCCGATAAGCGACGAGAATGGCAAGGTCGTCATGGGCGTCGGACCGGATCACAGCGTATCCATCAACGCTCAGACGGAGTATCCGCAGGAAGCCAAAGATTTGCTGGCTATTATCCTGAGTCCCGAAGCGGTCGTTGCGGATTTGGGCGAAGGAGGGATGTCCGGCATGAAGAGCGCTACTATCGAAGCCAAGCTACCCGCTACCAAAGAATTGCTTGAAGTGCTGAAGAACAATCCGACAACCTACCAGTGGGGCACTTATTACCCTCCTTCCGTAAAAACAGGTTTGCTCAATTACGTGACAAAGGTGATTGGCGGGGGCAAGGGCAGCGACGCAGAGTTGGATGAAGTGCAGAAAAATTACGAGAAAGACAAAAATCTAATTATCCTGCCTTAATTGATATTCCAAATCCGGGAAGCGAGACGATGAGGCGAGGTTCTCCTCATCGTCTGGTTTTTTCCAGAAGCAAGGTGAACGAATATGCATCCAACGCGCAAGAGGCTGGTATACGGAGTCACCTTTACTTTACCGGCGCTGATCATCTTTTTGCTGTTTACCTTTTATCCGTTCGTTAGCAGCTTGTATTACTCCTTCACGCAGTGGGACATCATTAACAAACCGAAATTTATCGGTCTCGACAACTATCGCAATTTACTCGAGGATCGGTTGTTTATTCGTTCGGCGTTAAACACCGTAACCATCGCTCTATTCGTAGTGATCGTACAGAACCCTCTCTCTTTGTTATTGGGGTTAGTCCTTAATAAACCGTTCAAATCCAGCTATTTCTTAAGAACGGCGTTCTATCTCCCGCTAGTCGTCTCGCTTGTCGTCGTGTCGGTTACCTGGTCGAATCTCCTTCAGTATGACGGGGTATTCAACGAACTTCTTCTCAGGCTCGGGGCGGAGAAATACATTCAGGATTGGCTGGGTACGACTTCGTCGGCGCTGACCTCGATCATTCTGATCCAGCTATGGTATGGAACGGGATACGGGGCAGTCATTTATTTAGCGGGATTGCAGTCGATTCCCCAGGAAGTCTATGAATCCGCGCAGCTCGACGGAGCTCAGGGATGGAAGAAATTCAGGTTCGTTACGTTCCCGTTATTGATGCCGTCGTTTACGATTTGCACGTTTCTCGGAATGGTCGGCGCTCTTAAGTTTTTCGAGATGCCTTACATCATGACGAACGGAGGGCCCGGCGATGCTACATCTACCTTAGCGCTCGTGATCTATAACTATGCGTTCAAGAACAATACTTTCGGTTATGCGACGGCTGCCGGAATTCTATTCATGATCGCGATTTCCGTGGTGACGGCGTTGCAGCTCAAATTAACGAGAAGCAAGGAGGTTGAATATTAATGCGCTCCTCTTCCGTTAGCAGCCTCCGAGATAAAATATTCGATCGAATGCTCGAAGCGTTCATGGTCGTTCTATCATTACTTGTTCTCTACCCGTGCTACTACATTTTCGAAGCAAGCATTAAGCTTCCGAAGGAGTTCTACGAGCCGCTTAAATTCCCAAGCCGAATTTATTGGGGGAATTTCGAGAACGTGTTCGCCAAAGTGCAGGTTGGGCGGGCATTGTTAAATACGCTGCTCATCTGCGGCGGAACGCTGGCCTTGCTCATTATCGTCGCATCGATGGCGGGGTATACGATTTCCCGCAACAAGCATAAGCTATTCCAATTTCTGTTCGTTTTATTTCTGGCGGGAATGATCATTCCCTTCCAGACGAGCATGGTGCCTATCTATAAATTGGCGCAATCGCTTCACTTGATGAATACGAGAACGCTTCTGATCCTGCTGTACACGGCGGGAACGATTCCTTTTGCAACGATGATCTACGTAGGTTTCACCAAAGGAATTCCCAGAGAGCTCGAGGAAGCGGCCAGCATCGATGGCTACGGTCCTTTGCGGATGTATTGGCTGATTATATTCCCGTTGCTTCTACCGGCCACCGGTACGCTGATCGTCACGACCGTTTTCGGATTCTGGAACGATTTCATAGGTCCGCTTCTGTACTTGACGGATAAGAGCAAGTTAACGCTGATTACGCAAATCTTTCAATTCAAGGCTGAGAGATCCAGCGATTGGGGCGGGATTTTCGCGTTATGTTCGCTGGCGACGTTGCCGCTCATTCTGTTATTCGTTATCACGCAGAAGTATATGATCAAAGGTTTGACGGCCGGAGCGATTAAGGGCTGATCGCGATTAACCTGCCATTGAACTCCCTCTGTGCTATTCTGAAATCATTGCGACAAACAATGAAGAAGAAGCCGGAGGAATAAACCGATGGGTGAACATATGATCAAGAAAATCGACTTTATGAATTTAGCGCCTTACGTAAGATATATACACGAACACATTCCGGAAAACGAGCCGCAGAGCAGATTGTACCGCCTCCCTCCGAGGGCTATTTACGATTACGAGATCATTTACGTCACCAAAGGCGGCTGTCTCTACAATATCCAGGGAGTAGAGTACTTGCTCAGACCCGGCGATATTCATTTCATGAGGCCGCATGTGCTGCATCATTGTTATGATCCGGACGGGAATACGTTTCATTATTATGCCGTGCATTTCGACCTTGCCTATATGGGGGAGCCTTTCGATTTCGATCCCGTCGTCTATACGGACGTGGATTATCCGAATTTGGATCATGTTCCCGTAGACGAGAAGCTTGTGGACAGGCCGGTATTCGAGTTGGCCGAAATCGATTTTCCGTATGTTATCCACTCGCCGGAATACCATGTCTATTTGCCCTTATTCCGCGAGATGCTGAACGTTTTCCAGACTAAGCCGTACGGATATCATTTGATTATGCGTTCTCTTATGCTGCGTATCCTCCATCAGATGGTCAAGGATATGTCGACGGACGAAGGCGTCAAGAAGAGCCATCCTCAAGGGGAAAAAGCGATCGAGGCGATTCACTACATGTATAAACATCTTCATGAGGATATCAATATCAACGACATTGCCCAATCGTTGTTTCTATCTCCGAATTATTTCCGTACGCTGTTTAAGCAAGCGACGGGGAAGTCGCCGCTGGAGTACTTGACGATGCTGCGATTGGAGAAAGCGAAAACCCTGATGGCGGAAGGCAAATATACGATTAATGAAATTTCCAGTCTGGTCGGTTATCAAGACCGGCATCATTTCAGTAAAGTATTTAAGAAAGTCGAAGGCTTATCGCCCAAAAATTATTTGAATTCGCTTCCGCATCTCTCGGAAGACGAGTAACGAAGCCAGCCAGGCAACGTAACATCAAGGAGGAACCTACTTTGTCTAACCCTTATGAAGTCGCCGTTTATTATTTTCCCAATTATCATATCGATCCCCGCAACGAAGAGTGGCACGGAGAAGGGTGGACGGAGTGGAATCTGGTTCAAGCCGCGACGCCGCGGTTTCCCGGTCACCAACAACCGAAAGTCCCTCTGTGGGGCTATTTGGATGAATCGGACCCTCTCGTATCGGAGAAGCAAATCGCGGCTGCCGCTGATCACGGAGTGACATCGTTTATCTACGATTGGTATTGGTACGACGGCAAACCGTTCCTGCAAAGGGCGCTTGAATCGGGCTTTATGCAAGCCTCGAACAACGACAGGCTGAAATTCTCGCTCATGTGGGCGAACCACGATTGGGTCAACATTTTTCCGCTGAAACGTTCGACGGACGTTACCTTGTTGACTAAAGGGCCTACGCCAAGAGAGTCGTTCGACAAAGCGACGGAATACATCATTCATAACTATTTCAATCACCCATCATACTGGCGCGTCGATGGCAAATTATACTTTTCGTTATATGAGCTTGGTAGCTTGATTAAGGGTTTAGGAGGCGTAGAGCAGACGAGGGATGCGCTGGAGGCATTCCGAATCCGGGTGAGAGAAGCGGGCTTAGGGGAGCTTAATCTTAACGCGGTCGTCTGGGGCATTCAAATCCTTCCGACGGAAACGAAGGTTCACGACCCTAAGCGTATGGTGGAAGCTCTTGGCTTCGATTCCGTGACCTCGTACGTCTGGATTCATCATACCCCGCTTGAGGGTATCCCACTGTCTCCTACCCGGAATACGCCCGTAAATCGATCGATTACTGGGACGTTCTTCAAGGGGAGCACAGCTTGCCTTATTATCCGAACGTCTCGGTGGGTTGGGATTCAACGCCTCGGACGGTGCAATCGGACACGCATGCGAATATCGGTTATCCGTTTACTCCCGTTCTTGTGGACAATACGCCGGAGCAATTCAAGGAAGCATTGATCGCGGTGAGGGATTATTTGGACCGGGGGCAGTTGAGCACCCCCATAGTTACCGTGAATTCATGGAACGAGTGGACGGAAGGCAGTTATCTCGAGCCGGATACGGTTAACGGGCTGGGTTATTTAGAAGCGATCAAAGAAGTGTTCGGAATTCGGAAATAGCAAGCGGTCGGATGCAGGTCCTGAGCCAAGGTTCAGGGCCTTTTCAAGGCATTATTCGGGAATTCCAGGAGGCTCTAAATTCAACCCGTTCACATTTCCCCCTTGATCAAGCGCGTATCTTTCGATACAATTCAAGCAACTGGAGGCGATAAAATGAAGCCGGAAAAGTGTGTCGGGTCCCATCATCCGAAATGGTTTGGATTAGCGCTGCAAGCGCTTGTCATTTTATCGAAAGATAATATCCAAACTTGCCCAAGCGCGGAATTAGCCGTTTATTTGCAATCCGAAGCGACGTTGCTTAGACGAATTCTAGCTACTCTGGTAAGAGGCGGAATTCTGGAAACTCGCGAAGGACGGGATGGCGGATACCGGTTGAAAAGAGATCCCGATTCGATTACGCTGGCGGAAGTATACACCGTTCTTCAAGTGAGCGATCCTTTGTGTCTCGGAATTAAGGAAACGACGGGCACGCATACGTTCGGTATGGAGATGAAGACGATTTTCAGCGAGATTACGACCGAAATGGATCGTTCCTTGCTCGAAGTGCTTGGTCGTTATACGGTCGGACAAATCTCGGACCGCGCTCAAAACTTAACGGGAAGTTCGCTTGCCGAGATCGGAAATATTAGCAGTTGACTTTTGATTTTGTCGGATCTATACTGTGCAATATAAGTAACAGTTAAACGACTTTTTTATTTGCAGGATACTGTGCCAACTTTTGAATAGTTGACTGTGCTGAAATTAACACAGAATAATGCGGGAATTCTATTCATGAGCTTAGTTCATGGAGAAGCGTATTGGTAAGCGATTCGAACCGGACAGACTGGTATTCGCCTCACGCATGCATGTTAACATTTTGTTAACTGTGTATATTTTTACTCAGTTTTATCATTCGAATGGAGGAATCATTTATGACAACGACAACCGAAGTACAAAGCCCGACATTTTCCGAAGTGGTCCATGGACGTCGTTCGGTAAGGAGTTACGATCCGTCTTTCAAGATTTCCAAAGAAGACATGACGGAATTGCTCGCGGAAGCGGTACGCGCTCCTTCCTCTTCCAACGTCCAGCCTTGGCGTTTTCTCGTCATCGACTCTCAGCCGTTGAAAGAAAAGCTGCTCCCGATCGCGAATAACCAGCAACAGATCGTAGAAGCATCCGCGGTCATTGCGGTGCTTGGGGATCTGGAAGGTTACAAGCTTATCGAAACGACTTTTAATCGCGCCTATGAAGCGGGCTACATGCCCGAAGCGACGAAGGATGCGTTTATCGCCAACTCGACGAAAATGTACTCCTCGCTGCCGCCGGAAGTCGCGCGCAGAATCATTTATACGGACGGCGGCCTTGTCTCGATGCAGCTGATGCTGTCGGCCAAAGCAAGAGGCTACGATACGGTACCGATGGGCGGCTATAACGCGGAGAAATTCGTCGAGGCGTTCGGGATCGGCGAGCGGTACATTCCGATCATGCTGATCGCGGTCGGTAAAGCCGCCAAAGAAGGGCATCCTTCCGTGCGGCTAACGGTTGACGAAGTGGCCAGATGGAATGAATTCACTCTGTAACAAAACCAAAAAGGATCTTCTATCCCACCGGCTCGGCGGGGAGAAGATCCTTTTTTTTCTGATTCGGAATTTATAAGCTTGCAGGCCGGCGTACGAATTATCAAGGGTTCATCCCAACATTATCCTTGGATCTATCGGGTTTGGCGCGGTAGTAGAACCAACAATCGTTCAACAGACGAATTTGCCGGCGGTCTTTTTTCTGAAAAGCGGACATTAATTGGTTGCAGAGCCACTGAGGCATCGAAATCGTCCTCCTCCCATCACATGCTGTATGAATAGCATATGGGGCTAGGCGGATGACCGTGCAGGTCCGATGACGCAACGATTACAACATTTCCTCATCTTCGTACCACTGTTCTAATTGAGCTTGCAACGCGCGTATTTCCGTCAATAACGAGACAAGCGGATAAGAACCCTCCCGGATCGACGCGAAGGTTTGCTCGAGTTCATTGACGTATTGCAAGCCGCCGATCGGACAACGTTTCTCGTCGAGTAAATCCAACGCGCGGAATTCGGCGATCGCTTTAGGCAGCTTCGGCACGTTGTCGGCGGTTAATTTGGTCAATTCTTTATGAAGGCGTAGATTCAATGCGCTTAATTGGTAAGCATGGGAAGCGGGCATCTCCACGAACTGGAGCTCTCCATCTTCTTGCTGCAATAGAACGTATGACATTTCAGGCATATGACGCGGTCTCCCCTCAACCATTTCTACTTGACAGTGTAGCCCAATCGGAGTCTACAATTCAAGTAGGTCAAGCCGATAAAAGGCGTTACGTTGAAGTTCAGGAGGATTGGAAAATGGAAGATCAGGAACTGCAACGATGGATTGAACGGGTGTCTC
Encoded proteins:
- a CDS encoding (Fe-S)-binding protein, with the translated sequence MAKSTAEALRQTLKIKLDYDQLTNCMRCGFCLPACPTFKETGLEAESPRGRIALMKATVDGVMEPNDQFEDQMNHCLGCRACEPACPADVKYGQLIEQARDAIEAHTVRHRGWVKVVRKLVFKQLFPHQNRMGLLGKGLRIYQKTGLQTAVRKTGAVGLFSKQLADLERTLPKVSGKGVIQQLGTRIPAKGEKLATVGMFRGCLMDSMFTETNNKTVRLLSEAGFEVIIPESQNCCGALHAHSGETHDAKQLAKSNIRAFQEAGVDYIISNAGGCGAILIEYDHLLHDEPDWREQSEWFAKRVKDISTILVEKGRLPQPSQPQSNDRVRVTYQDSCHLRNVMKGGNSPRKLLAALPDVELVEMKDAGSCCGSAGIYNVTQPEMANQILEHKMENANATKAHYIVTSNPGCLMQMKLGIDKHADNDRVQAVHIVDFLFDRMVKS
- a CDS encoding Tex family protein; translated protein: MSIGIEAGTQAAQERMIKQIAGELGIGLGQVRTVAALLDDGNTIPFIARYRKEMTGELDEVQLRAIDDRRTYLKGLEDRKGEVIRLIEEQGKLTPELQAAIVKATKLQEVEDLYRPYRQKRKTRASVAKERGLEPLALWLLSQPRQGDLLGEAGKYVDPDKGVNSAEEAVQGASDIVAEGIADDADIRRWVRRFTWDQGVLISKAKDSEAETVYEMYYKYSEPVKRLPPHRVLAMNRGEREDVLGISIDVPTDRIVEELNRRTLRGPSIARDTLAAAAEDAYKRLISPSIERELRNELTEKAEEHAIGIFSENLRNLLLQPPVKGRVVLGVDPAYRTGCKLAVVDDTGKLMEVAVTYPTPPHNKKAEAEVVFRRLINQYGVQLIVIGNGTGSRETEQFVVGIIHAMPERSLQYLIVNEAGASVYSASKLAAEEFPDLDVSERSAVSIARRLQDPLAELVKIEPKAIGVGQYQHDVTQKRLDESLSGVVESAVNHVGVDVNTASPSLLSYVSGINATMARNIVKLREEKGKFVERSQIQKVPRLGAKTYEQCAGFLRISDGKNPLDRTPIHPESYDVVGKLFKDLGVKLTDIGTDALKDKLKEIQLDEVSARLAVGIPTLRDIVDSLQRPGRDPRDELPPPIFHTDVLDIEDLKPGMELKGTVRNVVDFGAFVDIGIKNDGLVHISQISNKFVKHPTEVVAVGDTVTVWVLGSDLKKGRVSLTMRQPV
- a CDS encoding carbohydrate ABC transporter permease, which produces MHPTRKRLVYGVTFTLPALIIFLLFTFYPFVSSLYYSFTQWDIINKPKFIGLDNYRNLLEDRLFIRSALNTVTIALFVVIVQNPLSLLLGLVLNKPFKSSYFLRTAFYLPLVVSLVVVSVTWSNLLQYDGVFNELLLRLGAEKYIQDWLGTTSSALTSIILIQLWYGTGYGAVIYLAGLQSIPQEVYESAQLDGAQGWKKFRFVTFPLLMPSFTICTFLGMVGALKFFEMPYIMTNGGPGDATSTLALVIYNYAFKNNTFGYATAAGILFMIAISVVTALQLKLTRSKEVEY
- a CDS encoding carbohydrate ABC transporter permease, whose product is MRSSSVSSLRDKIFDRMLEAFMVVLSLLVLYPCYYIFEASIKLPKEFYEPLKFPSRIYWGNFENVFAKVQVGRALLNTLLICGGTLALLIIVASMAGYTISRNKHKLFQFLFVLFLAGMIIPFQTSMVPIYKLAQSLHLMNTRTLLILLYTAGTIPFATMIYVGFTKGIPRELEEAASIDGYGPLRMYWLIIFPLLLPATGTLIVTTVFGFWNDFIGPLLYLTDKSKLTLITQIFQFKAERSSDWGGIFALCSLATLPLILLFVITQKYMIKGLTAGAIKG
- a CDS encoding AraC family transcriptional regulator, with translation MGEHMIKKIDFMNLAPYVRYIHEHIPENEPQSRLYRLPPRAIYDYEIIYVTKGGCLYNIQGVEYLLRPGDIHFMRPHVLHHCYDPDGNTFHYYAVHFDLAYMGEPFDFDPVVYTDVDYPNLDHVPVDEKLVDRPVFELAEIDFPYVIHSPEYHVYLPLFREMLNVFQTKPYGYHLIMRSLMLRILHQMVKDMSTDEGVKKSHPQGEKAIEAIHYMYKHLHEDININDIAQSLFLSPNYFRTLFKQATGKSPLEYLTMLRLEKAKTLMAEGKYTINEISSLVGYQDRHHFSKVFKKVEGLSPKNYLNSLPHLSEDE
- a CDS encoding glycoside hydrolase family 99-like domain-containing protein, with amino-acid sequence MSNPYEVAVYYFPNYHIDPRNEEWHGEGWTEWNLVQAATPRFPGHQQPKVPLWGYLDESDPLVSEKQIAAAADHGVTSFIYDWYWYDGKPFLQRALESGFMQASNNDRLKFSLMWANHDWVNIFPLKRSTDVTLLTKGPTPRESFDKATEYIIHNYFNHPSYWRVDGKLYFSLYELGSLIKGLGGVEQTRDALEAFRIRVREAGLGELNLNAVVWGIQILPTETKVHDPKRMVEALGFDSVTSYVWIHHTPLEGIPLSPTRNTPVNRSITGTFFKGSTACLIIRTSRWVGIQRLGRCNRTRMRISVIRLLPFLWTIRRSNSRKH
- a CDS encoding glycoside hydrolase family 99-like domain-containing protein, with the protein product MQSDTHANIGYPFTPVLVDNTPEQFKEALIAVRDYLDRGQLSTPIVTVNSWNEWTEGSYLEPDTVNGLGYLEAIKEVFGIRK
- a CDS encoding RrF2 family transcriptional regulator; translation: MKPEKCVGSHHPKWFGLALQALVILSKDNIQTCPSAELAVYLQSEATLLRRILATLVRGGILETREGRDGGYRLKRDPDSITLAEVYTVLQVSDPLCLGIKETTGTHTFGMEMKTIFSEITTEMDRSLLEVLGRYTVGQISDRAQNLTGSSLAEIGNISS
- a CDS encoding nitroreductase family protein produces the protein MTTTTEVQSPTFSEVVHGRRSVRSYDPSFKISKEDMTELLAEAVRAPSSSNVQPWRFLVIDSQPLKEKLLPIANNQQQIVEASAVIAVLGDLEGYKLIETTFNRAYEAGYMPEATKDAFIANSTKMYSSLPPEVARRIIYTDGGLVSMQLMLSAKARGYDTVPMGGYNAEKFVEAFGIGERYIPIMLIAVGKAAKEGHPSVRLTVDEVARWNEFTL
- the cmpA gene encoding cortex morphogenetic protein CmpA, with the protein product MPQWLCNQLMSAFQKKDRRQIRLLNDCWFYYRAKPDRSKDNVGMNP
- a CDS encoding hydrolase/acyltransferase — translated: MPEMSYVLLQQEDGELQFVEMPASHAYQLSALNLRLHKELTKLTADNVPKLPKAIAEFRALDLLDEKRCPIGGLQYVNELEQTFASIREGSYPLVSLLTEIRALQAQLEQWYEDEEML